The following proteins come from a genomic window of Bradyrhizobium paxllaeri:
- a CDS encoding DUF4159 domain-containing protein: protein MAGLPLTFAQPLLLLGLLSLPVLWWLLRVMPPRPRRIEFPPTRLLFDIKPREETPSRTPWWLTLLRLAAAALVILAAAGPIWNPQTGVGGSNAPLVILLDDGWSAAASWETRVKAADELIANADNDRRGVALVPLSEPARDITLMPAGTARVALRQISPKPYSVDRVDTLASLDRFLKATGDAEIAWLSDGVDTGRGSEFVENLAKTLGDRKLTVFEGGAAPAQALVAAENAAAKMTVKVLRTTGGVAAGVVRAIDAKGSPIGEARYAFGMQDRESEAAFDLPVELRNDISRLEISGERSAGAVQLLDKRWRRRAVGVVTGATSDTAQPLLASTFYLTRALSPFADVRLGDRGAAQQVIAQFLDQRLPMIVLADVGTLSPEIRERLNAWIDQGGVLVRFAGPRLAQADDDLVPVKLRRGGRILGGSLTWEKPQHLASFAADGPFAGLTVPKDITVNRQVLAEPDAVLATKTWASLEDGTPLVTGEHRGRGIVSLFHVGADSRWSDLPMSGSFVEMLRRLVDMSGYTSKPGAGVASEATNVETVAPLRTLDGFGAFGPPPSTAKPMPADYRDRATAEHPPGFYGPADGPIAVNTLAAADRIAPLDTASLRAQRASYTNAEPRDLRGILLSSSLVLFLIDAVVVAMLGAGLAALWRRRTAAATVLLAAILAAAPITPSPTRAQGNDDFAIKSVSQTRLAYVVTGNADVDSIVKAGMAGLTLFLAQRTALEAGDPVGVDPARDELAFFPLIYWPVVPGAPKPPQDAINRIDAYMKQGGTVLFDTRDAIEAPPGENGASQTPGMRTLREILSSLDVPELEPVPREHVLTKTFYLLRDFPGRFTSGQTWVETLPREDDDDAASRPARGGDGVSPIIITSNDLAGAWAHRPDGQAMLPLTPNEPRQREFAFRSGVNIVMYTLTGNYKADQVHAPALIERLGQ from the coding sequence ATCGCAGGGCTCCCCCTAACCTTTGCGCAACCGCTGCTGCTGCTGGGCCTGTTGAGCCTGCCGGTATTGTGGTGGCTGCTGCGCGTGATGCCGCCGCGGCCACGGCGGATCGAATTTCCGCCGACGCGGCTGTTGTTCGACATCAAGCCGAGGGAAGAAACCCCGTCGCGAACGCCATGGTGGCTGACCTTGCTGCGCCTCGCCGCCGCCGCGCTGGTCATTCTCGCCGCCGCAGGCCCGATCTGGAATCCGCAGACCGGGGTCGGCGGCAGCAACGCGCCATTGGTGATCCTGCTCGACGACGGCTGGAGCGCGGCGGCAAGCTGGGAGACGCGGGTCAAGGCCGCTGACGAACTGATCGCCAACGCCGACAACGATCGCCGCGGCGTGGCGCTGGTTCCGCTCTCCGAGCCCGCACGCGACATCACGCTGATGCCGGCCGGTACCGCGCGCGTTGCGCTGCGCCAGATTTCGCCAAAGCCCTATTCGGTCGATCGCGTCGACACGCTCGCCTCGCTCGACCGCTTCCTGAAGGCCACCGGCGATGCCGAGATCGCGTGGCTGTCCGACGGCGTCGATACCGGGCGCGGCAGCGAGTTCGTCGAAAATCTCGCCAAGACGCTCGGCGACCGCAAGCTGACGGTGTTCGAGGGCGGCGCGGCCCCGGCGCAGGCGCTGGTCGCCGCCGAAAACGCCGCGGCGAAGATGACGGTCAAGGTGCTGCGCACCACCGGCGGCGTCGCGGCCGGCGTGGTTCGGGCGATCGACGCCAAGGGCTCGCCGATCGGTGAGGCGCGCTACGCCTTCGGCATGCAGGATCGCGAGAGCGAAGCCGCGTTCGATCTGCCCGTCGAGCTGCGCAACGACATTTCGCGGCTGGAAATATCGGGCGAGCGATCGGCCGGCGCCGTGCAACTGCTCGACAAGCGTTGGCGGCGGCGCGCCGTCGGCGTCGTCACCGGCGCGACCAGCGATACCGCCCAGCCGCTGCTGGCATCGACCTTCTATCTGACGCGCGCGTTGTCGCCGTTCGCCGACGTGCGACTCGGCGACCGTGGCGCGGCGCAGCAGGTGATCGCGCAATTCCTCGATCAGCGTTTGCCGATGATCGTGCTCGCCGATGTCGGCACGCTGTCGCCGGAGATCCGCGAGCGGCTGAATGCATGGATCGATCAGGGCGGCGTGCTGGTGCGTTTCGCGGGCCCCCGCCTGGCGCAGGCCGATGACGATCTGGTGCCGGTGAAATTGCGTCGCGGCGGCCGCATCCTCGGCGGCAGCCTGACCTGGGAAAAGCCGCAGCATCTGGCCTCCTTCGCCGCCGACGGCCCGTTCGCGGGCCTCACAGTGCCGAAGGACATCACCGTCAACCGGCAGGTTCTGGCCGAGCCGGATGCGGTGCTCGCCACCAAGACCTGGGCGTCGCTGGAAGACGGCACGCCGCTGGTGACCGGCGAGCATCGCGGCAGAGGCATCGTCAGCCTGTTCCATGTCGGCGCCGACTCGCGCTGGTCGGACCTGCCGATGTCCGGCAGCTTCGTCGAAATGCTGCGGCGGCTGGTCGACATGTCCGGCTATACATCGAAGCCCGGTGCCGGCGTTGCGAGCGAGGCGACCAATGTCGAGACGGTTGCGCCGCTGCGCACCCTCGACGGTTTCGGCGCCTTCGGACCGCCGCCCTCGACCGCAAAGCCGATGCCGGCGGATTATCGCGACCGCGCCACGGCCGAACATCCGCCGGGCTTCTACGGCCCGGCCGACGGCCCGATTGCGGTCAACACGCTGGCCGCGGCCGATCGCATCGCGCCGCTCGATACAGCTTCCTTGCGTGCGCAGCGCGCCAGCTACACCAATGCCGAACCGCGCGATCTGCGCGGCATCCTGCTGTCGTCGTCGCTGGTGCTGTTCCTGATCGACGCGGTCGTGGTGGCGATGCTGGGCGCCGGTCTTGCCGCGCTGTGGCGGCGGCGCACGGCGGCTGCCACGGTTCTGCTGGCCGCGATCCTGGCCGCAGCCCCGATCACGCCTTCGCCGACGCGCGCCCAGGGCAACGATGACTTCGCCATCAAGTCGGTGTCGCAGACGCGCCTCGCCTATGTCGTCACCGGAAATGCCGATGTCGATTCCATCGTCAAGGCCGGCATGGCCGGGCTGACCCTGTTCCTGGCGCAGCGCACGGCGCTGGAGGCCGGCGATCCCGTCGGCGTCGATCCCGCGCGCGATGAACTGGCGTTCTTTCCGCTGATCTACTGGCCGGTGGTGCCGGGCGCGCCGAAGCCGCCGCAGGATGCCATCAACCGCATCGACGCCTACATGAAACAGGGCGGCACCGTGCTGTTCGACACTCGCGATGCAATCGAGGCGCCGCCCGGCGAGAACGGCGCGTCGCAGACGCCGGGCATGCGCACCTTGCGCGAAATTCTCTCCTCCCTCGACGTCCCCGAACTGGAGCCGGTGCCGCGCGAGCACGTGCTGACCAAGACGTTTTACCTGCTGCGTGACTTCCCCGGCCGCTTCACCTCGGGCCAGACCTGGGTCGAGACCCTGCCGCGCGAGGATGACGACGACGCGGCCTCGCGCCCGGCGCGCGGCGGCGACGGCGTATCGCCCATCATCATCACCTCGAACGATCTCGCCGGCGCCTGGGCGCATCGCCCCGACGGGCAGGCCATGCTGCCGCTGACGCCGAACGAGCCGCGGCAGCGCGAATTCGCCTTCCGCTCCGGCGTCAACATCGTGATGTATACGCTGACCGGCAACTACAAGGCTGATCAAGTCCATGCACCCGCTCTGATCGAACGGCTGGGGCAATAG
- a CDS encoding AAA family ATPase, producing the protein MASADGVEKLEDAIVRSAEQVAGQIRTAKEAISTVIFGQDRVIENTLVTILSGGHALLIGVPGLAKTKLVETLGITLGLDAKRIQFTPDLMPSDILGAEVLDESQSGKRSFRFISGPVFAQLLMADEINRASPRTQSALLQAMQEQHITVAGARHDLPKPFHVLATQNPLEQEGTYPLPEAQLDRFLMEIDVDYPDRDAERRILFETTGAEETLAKAAMDAEILIAAQRLVRRLPVGDSVVEAILSLVRAARPNPEEGSDKLIAWGPGPRASQSLMLAVRARALLDGRLAPSIDDVLDLAEPILKHRMALTFSARAEGRTIPDVIRQLKTRIG; encoded by the coding sequence ATGGCGAGTGCAGACGGTGTCGAGAAACTCGAAGACGCGATCGTCCGGTCGGCGGAACAGGTCGCCGGCCAGATTCGCACCGCGAAAGAGGCTATCTCCACCGTCATTTTCGGCCAGGACCGGGTGATCGAAAACACCCTGGTGACGATCCTGTCCGGCGGGCACGCCCTTCTGATCGGTGTTCCCGGCCTCGCCAAGACGAAGCTGGTCGAAACCCTGGGCATCACGCTCGGGCTGGACGCCAAGCGCATCCAGTTTACGCCGGACCTGATGCCGTCGGACATTCTGGGCGCCGAGGTGCTGGATGAGAGCCAATCCGGCAAGCGGTCGTTCCGCTTCATCTCCGGGCCGGTGTTTGCACAACTCCTGATGGCCGACGAGATCAACCGCGCCAGCCCTCGTACACAATCGGCGCTGCTGCAAGCCATGCAGGAACAGCACATCACCGTTGCAGGCGCGCGGCATGATCTGCCCAAGCCATTTCACGTGCTCGCCACGCAGAACCCGCTGGAGCAGGAAGGCACCTATCCGCTGCCCGAGGCGCAGCTCGACCGCTTCCTGATGGAAATCGATGTCGATTATCCCGACCGTGACGCCGAGCGCCGCATCCTGTTCGAAACCACCGGCGCTGAAGAGACGCTCGCCAAGGCCGCGATGGACGCGGAAATCCTGATCGCGGCGCAGCGGCTGGTACGACGCCTGCCGGTCGGCGACAGCGTGGTCGAGGCGATCCTGTCGCTGGTGCGCGCCGCGCGTCCCAATCCGGAAGAAGGCAGCGACAAGCTGATCGCCTGGGGACCGGGCCCGCGCGCCAGCCAGTCGCTGATGCTGGCGGTTCGCGCCCGCGCGCTGCTCGACGGCCGCCTCGCGCCCTCGATCGACGACGTGCTCGATCTCGCCGAGCCCATTCTCAAGCACCGCATGGCGCTGACCTTCTCGGCGCGCGCGGAAGGCCGCACCATTCCCGACGTAATCAGACAATTGAAGACGCGGATCGGTTGA
- a CDS encoding DUF1285 domain-containing protein: protein MAKQGQTGAQGLEGLTVAAREAANAAPAGKGLPPVHLWNPPFCGDLDMRIAGDGTWFYLGTPIGRPALVRLFSTILKREDGKHFLVTPVEKVGIRVDDAPFLAVEMQEEAGDHGRLLRFRTNVDDWVPCDSDHRLRFEMAADGGLTPYLHVRADLWAKVTRALYYDLVDMGEERMVDGQPMFGIESGGEFFAMADAKQVRDAV, encoded by the coding sequence ATGGCGAAGCAAGGGCAAACCGGCGCTCAGGGCCTCGAAGGACTAACTGTCGCGGCGAGGGAAGCCGCCAACGCCGCCCCGGCTGGGAAGGGGCTACCTCCGGTCCATCTGTGGAATCCGCCGTTCTGCGGCGATCTCGACATGCGAATCGCCGGCGATGGTACGTGGTTCTATTTGGGGACGCCAATCGGGCGACCGGCGCTGGTGCGGCTGTTCTCGACCATCCTCAAGCGCGAGGACGGCAAGCACTTTCTCGTGACCCCCGTCGAGAAGGTCGGAATCCGCGTCGATGATGCACCGTTCCTGGCGGTGGAGATGCAAGAGGAGGCCGGCGATCATGGCCGGCTGCTGCGCTTTCGCACCAATGTCGACGACTGGGTGCCATGCGATTCCGACCATCGCCTGCGGTTCGAGATGGCCGCCGATGGCGGGCTCACGCCTTACCTGCACGTCCGCGCCGATCTGTGGGCGAAGGTGACGCGCGCGCTCTATTACGATCTGGTTGACATGGGCGAAGAGCGGATGGTCGATGGCCAGCCGATGTTCGGCATCGAGTCGGGCGGCGAGTTCTTTGCGATGGCGGATGCGAAGCAGGTGAGGGACGCGGTTTGA
- a CDS encoding DUF2946 family protein, whose translation MNWFRKHLKHGSRLALFALAVQFALSFGHFHGTEAAQAAPAVQSGLVDADLAIAATLAAQDAHSESTQPQQPAGHDDDQHTAKLCAVCAVLSLANNFLFASPPLLNLPEAVELLHLTTGAEFAHLGSLHPAFQSRAPPVS comes from the coding sequence GTGAACTGGTTCCGGAAACACCTCAAGCACGGCTCGCGGCTGGCGCTGTTTGCGCTCGCGGTCCAGTTTGCGTTGTCGTTCGGGCATTTTCACGGGACCGAAGCCGCGCAGGCGGCGCCGGCCGTTCAGAGCGGGCTGGTCGACGCCGATCTCGCGATTGCCGCGACCCTCGCCGCGCAGGATGCACATTCCGAATCCACGCAGCCGCAACAGCCCGCTGGCCACGATGACGACCAGCACACGGCCAAGCTCTGCGCGGTCTGCGCCGTCCTTTCGTTGGCCAATAATTTCCTGTTCGCCTCGCCGCCGCTGCTGAATCTGCCGGAGGCGGTCGAACTACTGCACCTGACCACCGGCGCCGAATTCGCGCATCTCGGCTCGCTTCATCCCGCGTTCCAGTCGCGCGCGCCTCCCGTCTCCTGA
- a CDS encoding TonB-dependent receptor has product MTSKKKRALYLGGASWLLLCATADGALAQATPPASTPLPEITVTAPSPIARRKPVVPSRTPARVARAAPGQNRQPAPEPQAAPAAAAPQQGVLPVVTDQFATVTVVPNEEIRRNGGGTLGDLLFSKPGITGSSFAPGASSRPIIRGLDVNRVGIVENGIGSNGASDLGEDHFVPIDPLSTNQVEVIRGPATLRYGSTAIGGVVSGTNNRIPDALPSCAAPFPTYGLPTKAPLANVGSPGCVTAETRTAVSSVDRGADGAVLLDAGGGNFAVHADAFGRKAGDYSIPSYPYLTDPTLPFNGRQPNSASQAYGGSVGGSYIFNGGFIGAAITQHNALYHIPGIDGAEHLTRIDGEQTKFTTKGEYRPDTAAIDAIRFWAGATDYKHNEIGLADPADLTTLGVRQTFTNKEQEGRVEVQFAPFNVRFAALTTAVGVQASHQKLTAPSPDDPGSPVNGLFDPNKNTKVAGYIFNEFRFSDVTKAQVAGRIENASLSGTAPAFVPDAFDLNVDPNAIGPATAFNRNFTPKSGSIGLIQNLPWNLVASITGQYVERAPKPAELFSRGGHDATATFDIGNPNLGIETAKSIEAGLRRATGPFRFELTGYYTKFNGFIFRRLTGNTCEDGVCQLGPGLELNQAIYSQRDATFRGAEFQFQYDVMPVWNGLWGIEGQYDIVRATFDDGTNVPRIPPQRLGGGVYYRDTNWFARVNLLHAFAQNDVAVIAETPTAGYNLLRAEISYNTKLDPTWFGAREMTVGLVGNNLLNEDIRNSVSYTKDQVLMPGLGVRAFANLKF; this is encoded by the coding sequence ATGACTTCAAAGAAGAAACGAGCGCTCTACCTCGGTGGAGCAAGCTGGCTATTGCTGTGCGCAACGGCCGACGGGGCGCTGGCCCAGGCCACGCCACCGGCATCGACGCCACTGCCTGAAATCACCGTGACGGCGCCGAGCCCGATCGCGCGGCGCAAGCCGGTAGTGCCCTCGCGAACGCCGGCACGCGTTGCCCGTGCAGCGCCGGGCCAAAACCGCCAACCGGCGCCAGAACCGCAGGCCGCCCCGGCCGCCGCTGCGCCACAGCAAGGCGTGTTGCCTGTCGTGACCGACCAGTTCGCAACCGTCACCGTCGTGCCCAACGAGGAAATCCGCCGCAACGGCGGTGGCACGCTCGGCGATCTCCTGTTCTCGAAGCCCGGCATCACCGGCTCGAGCTTTGCACCCGGCGCCTCCAGCCGGCCGATCATTCGGGGCCTCGACGTCAACCGCGTCGGCATCGTCGAGAACGGAATCGGCAGCAACGGCGCGTCCGATCTCGGCGAGGATCACTTCGTTCCGATCGACCCGCTGTCGACCAACCAGGTCGAGGTCATCCGCGGACCGGCTACGCTGCGCTACGGCTCCACCGCGATCGGCGGCGTGGTCAGCGGAACCAACAATCGCATTCCGGATGCCTTGCCGTCCTGCGCGGCGCCGTTTCCGACCTACGGACTCCCAACCAAGGCGCCACTGGCAAATGTCGGATCGCCGGGCTGCGTCACTGCCGAAACGCGGACCGCGGTGAGTTCGGTCGATCGCGGCGCCGATGGTGCCGTGCTGCTCGATGCGGGCGGAGGAAACTTCGCGGTGCATGCCGACGCCTTCGGCCGCAAGGCCGGCGACTACTCCATCCCGAGCTATCCGTATCTGACCGACCCGACGTTGCCATTCAACGGACGCCAGCCGAATTCCGCATCGCAGGCCTACGGCGGATCGGTCGGCGGCTCCTACATTTTCAATGGCGGCTTCATTGGCGCGGCGATTACGCAGCACAACGCGCTCTACCACATCCCCGGCATCGACGGCGCCGAACACCTGACCCGGATCGACGGAGAACAGACAAAGTTCACCACCAAGGGCGAATACCGGCCGGACACTGCGGCTATCGACGCGATCCGGTTCTGGGCCGGGGCGACCGACTACAAGCACAACGAAATCGGGCTCGCCGACCCTGCCGACCTGACGACGCTCGGCGTGCGGCAGACTTTTACCAACAAGGAACAGGAAGGCCGCGTCGAGGTGCAGTTTGCGCCATTCAACGTCCGCTTTGCCGCGCTGACCACCGCTGTCGGCGTTCAGGCATCGCACCAGAAGCTGACCGCGCCGAGCCCCGACGATCCCGGCAGCCCGGTCAACGGGTTGTTCGATCCGAACAAGAACACGAAGGTCGCCGGCTACATCTTCAACGAGTTCAGGTTCAGCGACGTCACCAAGGCGCAAGTCGCCGGACGAATCGAGAACGCCAGCCTGAGCGGAACGGCGCCAGCCTTTGTCCCCGACGCGTTCGACCTCAACGTCGATCCCAACGCCATCGGCCCCGCGACGGCATTCAACCGCAACTTCACCCCGAAGAGCGGCAGCATCGGCCTGATCCAGAACCTGCCATGGAATCTGGTCGCCAGCATCACCGGGCAGTATGTCGAGCGCGCGCCAAAGCCGGCGGAACTGTTTTCGCGCGGCGGCCACGATGCCACCGCGACTTTCGACATCGGCAATCCCAATCTCGGAATCGAAACCGCAAAGTCGATCGAGGCGGGATTGCGGAGGGCGACGGGACCATTCCGGTTCGAGCTCACCGGCTATTACACAAAGTTCAACGGCTTTATTTTCCGCCGCCTGACCGGCAATACTTGCGAGGACGGTGTGTGCCAGCTTGGTCCAGGTCTCGAACTGAACCAGGCGATCTACTCCCAGCGCGACGCGACGTTTCGCGGCGCCGAGTTCCAGTTCCAGTACGACGTGATGCCGGTCTGGAACGGCCTTTGGGGAATCGAAGGTCAATATGACATCGTTCGCGCGACGTTCGACGACGGCACCAATGTACCCCGCATTCCGCCGCAGCGGCTGGGCGGCGGCGTCTACTACCGCGACACAAACTGGTTCGCGCGCGTCAACCTGTTGCACGCCTTCGCACAGAACGATGTGGCTGTGATCGCCGAGACCCCGACGGCCGGTTATAATCTCCTGAGGGCCGAAATAAGCTACAACACGAAGCTCGATCCAACTTGGTTCGGCGCGCGGGAAATGACGGTCGGTCTCGTCGGCAACAATTTGCTGAACGAGGACATCCGCAATTCGGTGTCTTACACCAAGGATCAGGTTCTGATGCCGGGCCTTGGTGTGCGTGCGTTTGCCAATCTGAAGTTTTAG
- a CDS encoding CoA pyrophosphatase, giving the protein MLKKMEAVPINSAEFFARSKTRLNFDVPPGLVDPNIVPRTGDAGNDRMLEIVAQEQPVRPAAVLIPVVDHREPTVLLTQRSPHLSSHAGQISFPGGKIDATDESPLDAALREAEEEVGLKREFIEPIGYLDLYGTAFGFRILPTVARVKPGFKLTINEGEVVDAFEVPLAFLMNPENHQVHSKEFRGMERSYYAMPFAERYIWGATAGILRVLYERIYLA; this is encoded by the coding sequence ATGCTGAAAAAGATGGAGGCTGTGCCGATCAATTCGGCGGAGTTCTTCGCACGGAGCAAGACCCGGCTGAACTTCGACGTGCCGCCTGGCCTGGTCGATCCCAATATCGTTCCGAGGACCGGCGATGCGGGCAACGACCGCATGCTTGAAATCGTGGCGCAAGAGCAGCCGGTGCGCCCGGCGGCGGTCTTGATCCCGGTGGTCGATCACCGCGAGCCGACCGTGTTGCTGACGCAGCGCTCGCCGCATCTGAGCAGCCATGCCGGCCAGATTTCCTTTCCGGGAGGCAAGATCGACGCGACCGATGAATCGCCGCTTGACGCCGCCTTGCGCGAGGCGGAGGAGGAGGTCGGCCTCAAGCGCGAGTTCATCGAGCCGATCGGCTATCTCGATCTCTACGGGACCGCCTTCGGCTTTCGCATCCTGCCGACGGTGGCGCGCGTGAAGCCCGGCTTTAAGCTCACGATCAACGAAGGCGAGGTGGTCGATGCCTTCGAGGTGCCGCTGGCGTTCCTGATGAATCCCGAGAACCATCAGGTCCATTCCAAGGAATTCCGCGGCATGGAGCGCTCCTATTACGCCATGCCGTTCGCCGAGCGTTACATCTGGGGCGCGACCGCAGGAATTCTGCGCGTGCTGTATGAGCGGATATATCTCGCATGA
- a CDS encoding DUF58 domain-containing protein: protein MAAETSHETRELLAIRRADGESRTLAASLPRLVLEARRIAANVIHGLHGRRRAGAGESFWQYRRFVSGEPSQNVDWRRSARDDHLYVREQEWEAAHTVWLWPDRSPSMVFASKGARDSKLERGLIVTFALAELLVSGGERVGIPGLMNPTASRNVIDKMAQAMLHDDTARASLPPSFVPSALAEIVVLSDFWSPMSEIRTMLAGLSASGAHGTLIQVVDPAEETFPYAGRVEFVEPEGFGVITAGRAESWASDYVARVALHRDEIRSETNRLDWLFSTHTTSRSAAELLLFLHSGMMAAKGNVRGSTVKAGRSA from the coding sequence ATGGCCGCAGAGACCAGTCACGAGACCAGGGAGCTTCTAGCAATCCGACGTGCCGATGGCGAAAGCCGAACGCTCGCCGCTTCGCTCCCCCGTCTCGTGCTCGAAGCCCGCCGCATCGCCGCCAACGTCATCCATGGCCTGCACGGCAGGCGCCGCGCCGGCGCCGGCGAGAGCTTCTGGCAGTATCGCCGCTTCGTCTCCGGCGAGCCGTCGCAGAACGTCGACTGGCGGCGCTCGGCGCGCGACGATCATCTTTATGTCCGCGAGCAGGAATGGGAGGCCGCCCATACCGTGTGGCTGTGGCCCGACCGCTCGCCGTCGATGGTCTTTGCTTCCAAGGGCGCGCGCGACAGCAAGCTGGAGCGCGGCCTGATCGTGACATTTGCGCTCGCCGAACTCCTGGTTTCAGGCGGGGAGCGCGTCGGCATTCCCGGCCTGATGAACCCGACTGCGAGCCGCAACGTGATCGACAAGATGGCGCAAGCGATGCTGCACGACGATACGGCGCGCGCCAGCCTGCCGCCGTCCTTTGTGCCGTCGGCGCTGGCCGAAATTGTCGTACTGTCCGACTTCTGGTCGCCGATGAGCGAAATCAGGACGATGCTCGCAGGGCTGTCCGCCTCCGGCGCGCATGGCACGCTGATCCAGGTCGTCGACCCCGCCGAGGAAACCTTTCCCTATGCCGGCCGGGTCGAATTCGTCGAGCCGGAAGGTTTTGGCGTCATCACCGCCGGCCGCGCCGAGAGCTGGGCCAGCGACTATGTCGCGCGCGTCGCCCTGCATCGCGACGAGATCCGCAGCGAGACCAACCGGCTCGACTGGCTGTTCTCGACCCACACCACCAGCCGCTCCGCCGCCGAACTCCTGCTGTTCCTGCATTCGGGCATGATGGCAGCCAAGGGCAATGTGCGCGGCTCAACCGTCAAGGCGGGGCGTAGCGCATGA
- a CDS encoding DUF6111 family protein — protein sequence MIRPILTEIGIFLIPFVAYALFLIATRSGVFVSSSWPARLVAKLVLGSLVLVVVSFVLLAQFSGAPPGSTYVPAHIEDGKLVHGVEK from the coding sequence ATGATCCGTCCGATTCTGACCGAAATCGGAATTTTCCTGATCCCGTTCGTGGCCTATGCGCTGTTCCTGATTGCCACCCGTTCCGGCGTGTTCGTGTCCTCCTCCTGGCCGGCGCGTCTCGTCGCCAAACTGGTGCTGGGATCGCTGGTCCTCGTCGTGGTCAGCTTCGTCCTGCTGGCGCAATTCTCCGGCGCGCCGCCGGGTTCGACCTACGTTCCTGCGCATATCGAAGACGGCAAACTGGTTCACGGGGTCGAGAAATGA
- the zigA gene encoding zinc metallochaperone GTPase ZigA, whose product MRKLPVTVLSGFLGAGKTTLLNHVLNNRQGLKVAVIVNDMSEVNIDADLVRDGGANLSRTDEKLVEMTNGCICCTLRDDLLKEVRALAESERFDYLLIESTGISEPLPVAATFDFRSEEGESLSDVSRLDTMVTVVDAVNLLKNYSSTVFLKDRGEWLEGDRRTLVDLLVEQIEFADVIVLNKIDAASQGERDAARMIVRSLNSEADIIETNFSNAPLERILDTGRFDFERAQQHPLWFKELYGFADHKPESEEYGVKHFVYRARRPFDPAKFHQFLNESWPGVIRAKGHFWIATRPQWLGELSQAGAIVRTEGLGFWWANVPADRWPNDPFWRQSLKQNWSEVYGDRRQEIVFIGTNMDQDAITARLDACLVSGKPGMRIAEWSGLVDPFPKWRRADEAA is encoded by the coding sequence ATGCGCAAACTCCCCGTCACCGTCTTGTCCGGCTTCCTCGGGGCTGGAAAGACAACTTTGCTCAATCACGTGCTCAACAATCGCCAGGGCCTGAAGGTGGCGGTGATTGTGAACGACATGAGCGAGGTCAACATCGATGCCGACCTGGTTCGAGATGGCGGTGCGAACCTCTCTAGGACGGACGAAAAGCTGGTCGAGATGACCAACGGCTGCATCTGCTGCACGCTGCGCGACGACCTGCTCAAGGAAGTGCGCGCGTTGGCAGAGAGTGAGCGGTTCGATTACCTGCTGATCGAGTCGACCGGCATTTCCGAGCCGCTGCCGGTGGCTGCGACCTTCGACTTTCGCTCGGAGGAGGGTGAAAGCCTGTCCGACGTGTCTAGGCTCGATACGATGGTCACGGTCGTCGATGCCGTCAACCTGCTGAAAAACTATTCGTCTACCGTTTTCTTGAAGGATCGCGGCGAGTGGCTCGAAGGCGACAGGCGCACACTGGTCGATCTGCTGGTCGAGCAGATCGAATTTGCCGATGTGATCGTGCTCAACAAGATCGATGCTGCTTCGCAGGGAGAACGCGACGCCGCCCGAATGATTGTCCGATCTCTGAATTCCGAGGCCGATATCATCGAGACCAATTTCTCCAATGCGCCGCTGGAGCGCATTCTCGATACCGGTCGCTTCGACTTTGAACGCGCACAGCAACACCCGTTGTGGTTCAAGGAGCTCTATGGGTTTGCAGACCATAAGCCCGAGTCCGAAGAATATGGCGTCAAGCATTTCGTCTATCGCGCGCGCCGGCCGTTCGACCCCGCGAAATTTCATCAATTCCTGAATGAAAGCTGGCCGGGCGTCATCCGCGCCAAGGGACATTTCTGGATTGCAACTCGCCCGCAATGGCTTGGTGAGCTGAGCCAGGCCGGCGCGATCGTCAGAACCGAGGGGCTGGGATTCTGGTGGGCGAACGTGCCGGCAGATCGCTGGCCGAACGATCCGTTCTGGCGACAATCACTGAAGCAGAACTGGAGCGAGGTTTATGGCGATCGCCGGCAGGAGATCGTCTTCATCGGCACGAACATGGATCAGGACGCGATAACGGCGCGACTTGATGCGTGCCTTGTTTCGGGAAAACCGGGAATGCGAATTGCGGAATGGTCCGGGCTCGTCGATCCATTCCCGAAATGGCGGCGCGCGGACGAGGCTGCATAG